The DNA sequence TCGACGGTCTCGATCTCCAACTCGCTACTCGTCATGTTGACCCTTCCGCCCGCACCCCCACCGCTGCGGTGGAACGTGTTCTCGTATCGGTTCTACCACGAGTCCCGGTGGACCACTCGCGCGGCGAGGTCCTCGGCCACCGCGAGAACCGACAGGTAGGGGCCGCACCGCGGCAGTGTCGGGAACACCGAGGCGTCGGCCACCCGCAGCCCCTCGCACCCCAGGACCCGGCCGGAGTCGTCCACGACCTCGCCGATCCGCGCCGACCCCGCGAGGTGCTGGGAGGTGGACCGGATCGGATCCGGCCGCGGCGCGCCATCCGGGATCCCCAGTCCGTCCGCGACCGCCCCGGCGGCGTGCTCCAGAGCGGCGGCGTCGAGGGGGTCGTCGGCCAGCACCACGTGAGGACCGCTGTCCGCGGTGCTCCCACCTCGGATCCGGCCCCGACCCACGGGGTTCATCAGCGCCACCCCGATCCGGTGCGGCTGGGATTCCAGTCCCGGGATCACCCGGTGCATCGGAACCGAGTAGGGCCGCACCTCGATCTCCACGGGGCCCTTCGGCCCGGGCAGAGTCAACCGCGCCACGTGGGTGAGCAGCGGCGGCGGGACGAGCGGGTCTCCCCTCCCCGCACCCGCCTCTCCGCGAACCCGGTCGGTCGGCAGGTCCAGTAGGACCTCCGGGTGCTCCTGCGTGCTCTGCCCGACCGGGTGGCCGGTCTCCGGCCCGATCCCCGAGGCCAGCAGGAGGAGGGCCGTCCCGATCGTCCCCGCGCACAGGATCACCTCCCGGGCGGCGATCTCGTCGTCGTCGTCGAGCACCACTCCGGCGCACCGACCCCCGGGGCGACCACCGGCCCACACGAGTTCCCGGACCGCCGAGCCCGTCACCACCCGCACCCCCGCGCCGGCGGGATCCCAGGCGTCGAACGCGGTGACCCGCCGCCCGTCCCGCCGCGCCTGGGCGATGGCGGACATCCTGCCGGGGAACGCCGCGGCCACCCGCGCGGCGACAGGTCCGGCAGGGGCGAGCCGCGGGCGCAGACGTTCGGTCGCCCGCGCCAACCCCACCGCGTACCGGCGGGGCCAGTCCGCACCCCACCGGGCGAGGTCGGAGGGGCGCGCCGGGGTGCAGTACC is a window from the Dietzia sp. JS16-p6b genome containing:
- the mftG gene encoding mycofactocin system GMC family oxidoreductase MftG, whose protein sequence is MRPSGGHAADVVVVGSGPAGCVMARRLAEAGRDVVLLEAGAERATTRAGVLDIGPGSRVVTRYRAEPGNAVRGDGRPGRADLELPRGRTLGGSGAVNGGYCTPARPSDLARWGADWPRRYAVGLARATERLRPRLAPAGPVAARVAAAFPGRMSAIAQARRDGRRVTAFDAWDPAGAGVRVVTGSAVRELVWAGGRPGGRCAGVVLDDDDEIAAREVILCAGTIGTALLLLASGIGPETGHPVGQSTQEHPEVLLDLPTDRVRGEAGAGRGDPLVPPPLLTHVARLTLPGPKGPVEIEVRPYSVPMHRVIPGLESQPHRIGVALMNPVGRGRIRGGSTADSGPHVVLADDPLDAAALEHAAGAVADGLGIPDGAPRPDPIRSTSQHLAGSARIGEVVDDSGRVLGCEGLRVADASVFPTLPRCGPYLSVLAVAEDLAARVVHRDSW